In the Arthrobacter sp. CDRTa11 genome, CACGCCCGCCCTGGACCGACCGGTCAAGGTGGCGTTGGTTAAGGGGCGCTCCAACTACGTGTGCCGGCACAAGCTCGAAGGCGGGTTCCCGTCGGAAGAGCCCGCCGAGGGCCAGCTCTTCTCCCTCGGGGAAGACACCAGCGTGCCGCACTTTGCCGCAGCCATGGGCGGTCCGGCATCACAGCTGGGCAAGGAGGTGGTGCGCCTGCGTGAGTGGGCGGAGAAGACCGCCACTGGTGACCGTGACGAGCTCCTGCCCGGCGTTACCGACCGCGCCTGGCGGCAGGTGTCCGTTACCTCGATGGAGTGCCTGGGGGCGCAGAAATGCCCGCTGGCAGCGGAATGCTTTAGTGAACTGGCGCGCCAGGACGCAGCTGAAGCCGACGTTGTGGTGACGAATCACGCCATGTTGGCGGTCAGTGCTTTCGAAGGACTGGCCGTTCTGCCCGAATATGACGTGGTGGTGGTGGATGAGGCCCACGAACTCCAGGACCGGGTTACCGGCGCCGTATCAGGGCAGCTTTCGGTTGCCATGGTCCACGCTGCCGCCGCCGGTGCCCGAAAGCACACTGCCATCACCGTCGACGCCCTGAATGCAGCCGCGGCCAACCTTGAGGTGGCCCTGGCCGGCGTCCCCAGTGGTTTGCTCCCGAACGGCCTGAACGATGAACAGCTGGACTGCGTTGACCAGCTTCGTGAGGCCTGCCGGGCAGCCCTCTCGGATTCAAAAGGGGACAGCAGTACAACGGCCGACGGCGGGCGGCAGCTTGCCCGGTCCCGTCTCCTGCTGATTCTTGAACTCTGCGAACGGCTCATTGCGGCCAAGGACAACCGTGAAGTGGTGTGGTTTTCGCGGGCCAGCTCGTTTGATCCGCAGCAGGGCTATTCACAGCCTGATGAAAGCGCACCCGTTTTGGTCAACATTGCCCCGCTCAGTGTTGCCGGCAAGCTGCGCGAAGGACTCTTTGCCGGCCATACGGTTGTGCTGACCTCAGCCACGCTGGCCATCGGCTCCGCCTTCGAGCCGACGGCCGGGGGATTGGGGCTGATAGGGGACGGCGCTCCCAGCTGGACCGGAGTGGACGTAGGGTCCCCCTTTGATTATCCAAAACAGGGGATCCTCTACGTTGCCGGGCACCTGCCCAAACCGGGCCGGGGTGCCGCGCCGGAGGCGCTGGATGAACTCGAGGCCCTGATCCGCGCTTCCGGCGGCGGCGCCCTCTGCCTCTTCTCATCACGCCGCGCGGCCGAAGAAGCCGCAGAAGCGATGAGGCCGCGAATCGGCGTCAGCATCCTCTGCCAGGGTGATTCCACCATGACGGCCCTGGTTAGGCAGTTCGCCGACGAGCCCGATACGTGCCTCTTCGGCACGATGTCGCTGTGGCAGGGAGTTGATGTCCCGGGCGGATCCTGCCGGCTCGTGGTCATTGACCGGATACCGTTCCCGCGGCCGGACGATCCGCTGATGACGGCACGTTCACGTGCGGTAGCCCAGGCGGGCGGAAACGGATTTATGGCTGTCTCAGCCACGCACGCAGCGATCCGCCTCGCCCAGGGGGCCGGCAGGTTGATCCGCTCCACGGGAGACAAAGGTGTGGTGGCCGTGCTCGATTCCAGGCTGGCAACCGAGCGTTATGCCGGTTTCCTTCGGGCTGCGCTGCCACCGTTCTGGCCCACGACAGACCGCAAGATAGCTTTCGCCGCCCTTGAAAGACTGGCCAAGGAAAGCCCACGGGCCTGACCGCAGCCCGGGACAAAACCTGGAGCGGTTGGAGCCTAAAGCGAGCGCAACACTGAGACGACCTTGCCCATGATGGTGGCGTGGTCTCCGAGAATGGGCTCGTACTGCGTGTTCTGGGGAAGAAGCCACGTGTGGCCGTCCCGCTGGCGGAAAGTCTTCACTGTGGCTTCGTCGTCCAGCAGGGCTGCAACGATATCGCCGTTGGCGGCGTCGGCCTGGCGCCGGACAACTACCCAGTCGCCGTCGCAGATCGCCGCGTCAACCATGGAGTCCCCGGCAACCCGCAGCATAAACAGTTCACCCTGTCCCACCAGCTGGCGCGGCAGCGGCATGACGTCCTCTACCACCTGGTCCGCAAGAATCGGACCGCCGGCCGCGATCCGGCCTACAAGGGGCACCATGGCGGTGTCCATGGCCGTGGGCAGATCCAAAACTGCCCCGCCATCAATGCTGCGCAAAACGGGCGGCTTGGCAGATGCTGATCCTGCCGATTTGCCAGTGCCGCCGTCCAGAGTGAGTGGCATCAGGACTTCCATGGCCCGTGGCCGCTTGGGATCGCGCCGCAGGTAGCCTAGTTTCTCGAGCTGCGACAACTGGTGCGTGACGCTGGACAGGCTTGCCAGGCCCACGGTGTCGCCGATCTCGCGCATGGATGGCGGATACCCGTTGTCATTGACGGAGCGCTGAATTGTTTCCAGGATCTTTTTTTGGCGTGCTGTAAGCCCCTTCGGGACCCTCTGGGGCTGCCGACCCCGCTGGGTCGCCCTGCCGTCAGCGGCTGGTGCTGCCATATTCGCCAATGCCTTTCCGTTGCCCCGGGTGTCCACGGCCGCGGGTGCCGGAACCTCCGGCCTGGATTGTCAGACCCTGCTGATCAACTACAGGAGTGGTTGTTCTTTGATCCAAACGTAGGGCAGCCGCAACGCTTTTTCAAACATTTGTTCTAGCGAGTCTCGACAATATTCGTTGATAAGTGCTAAAACTGAAGAAGCAAAGTTCGAACATGTGTTCTATTCATTGCCTGCGGTATTCGAATACTCGGATCTTCAGATGAAGGCCATCCGGGCCGCAGGCGGGAAAAGGACACTCCGGGCAGCACAGTATGGTCCAGGAGGGCTCATTTCATGTCAGCTATATCCGCTTCACAGGCTCGCCATCAGCAGTTCGTCTCCGTCCAGCAGCTCACGTCCCTGCTGGATGCGGAACCGCAGCCCCGTAAGAAGCCCCTGCCGCCGCTCCGGCTCACGCGCCGGGGGCGGATCGTGCTCATCGGTATTCCCCTGATTTTCCTGGCTGCGTTGCTGCTGTCCCTGGTGGGCTTCCTTAACGCCCCGGCGAAGGCGGCAGACTCCGCTGCCGGCCTTGCCCTGACACCCACGGTGTCAGTTACCGTTCAGGGCGGGGAATCGTTGTGGGGTATCGCGGCCACAGTTGCCCCAGAGCGGGACCCCCGGGATGTGATCGCGGATATCGTTCAACTCAACAACCTCAGCGCGGGGACCGTTGTGCCGGGGCAGCAGCTGTTCGTTCCCACCAAATAGCGGGATCCTCAGAACCTGCCGCCCCTCATCAGCCAGTGTCTTCCCTGGACTGCGGAAGGCTGGCGGGCTGTCACATTTTCCGGGCACCGGCATGGGCACTAAACTGTTCAGGTGAATGACCAGCTAGAGCGCCTGAACCGTCTTCCCCTCCGGAGCAACCTCCGCGGGCTAACCCCTTACGGTGCCCCGCAGCTGGATGTGCCCATCCTGCTGAACGTGAACGAAAACACACATGGTGTCCCGGCGGACGTGCAGGCCGCCATCACCGAGGCCGTGACGGAAGCCGCCGCCGGTTTGAACCGCTACCCGGACCGCGAATTCAGCGAACTCCGGGAAGCTCTGGCTGAATACCTGGGCCACGGCCTGAACCCCACCAACATCTGGGCGGCGAACGGCTCGAACGAAGTGCTCCAGCAGATCCTCCAAGCCTTCGGGGGTCCAGGACGCAAGGCCCTCGGGTTCCCGCCCACGTATTCCATGTACCCGCTGCTGGCCAGCGGTACAGACACGGAGTACATTGTTGGCCAGCGGGCGGAGGGTTATGGGCTGAGCGCGGAATCGGCGGCCCTGCAGGTCAAGGAACTCCAGCCGAACATTGTCTTCCTCTGCTCACCCAACAACCCCACCGGGACCGGCCTTGGCCTGGACGTCGTGGAGGCGGTGTACTCCGCGGGTGAGGCCAGCCAGACCATAGTGATCGTTGACGAGGCCTACCACGAGTTTGCCCATGACGGCACTCCCAGTGCCCTGACTCTGCTGCCCGGCCGGGAACGCCTGATTGTCACCAGGACTATGAGCAAGGCCTTTGCTCTGGCCGGCGCGCGCCTGGGCTACATGGCCGCGGCGCCTGAAGTGACAGATGCCCTCCGGCTGGTTCGGTTGCCGTACCACCTCTCGGCCGTCACCCAGGCCACAGCCCTCGCGGCCCTCCGCCACCGCGAAGCACTTATGGCGGACGTTGAGGACATTAAGAAACAACGGGACCGGATCGTCGAAGAGCTGACCAGGATGGGCCTCACGCCAGCCGCCTCTGATTCCAACTACGTCTTTTTCGGGGGACTGGACCGGCCCCATGCTGTCTGGCAGGAGCTGCTGGACGCCGGCGTGCTGATCAGGGACGTCGGCATCCCCGGCCATCTCCGTGTCACCGCAGGCACTGAGAGTGAGACCACAGCGTTCCTGACCTCTCTGGAAAGCATCCTGGCCAGCCAGGCCAAGCTCCCCGCCTAAACTTGACATAGAGGCGCTTCGGGCGCCTGCCAAGAATTCCCGTACTCCTTCCGAAAAGGACATATGACCATGAGTTCCACCGGATCGAACGCTGCCCAGGCCCGGACCGCCAGCATGGAGCGCGCCACCAGCGAATCGTCAGTGCTCGTGGAGATCAACCTTGATGGAACCGGCGTATCTGACATCGACACGTCGGTCCCGTTCTATGACCACATGCTGACGGCGCTGTGCAAGCACTCCCTTATCGACATGACAGTCAAGGCAACCGGTGACATCCACATCGACGTCCACCACACCGTAGAGGACGTGGCCATCACTTTCGGCGAGGTCCTTCGCACGGCGCTGGGCAACAAGGCAGGAATCCGCCGCTTTGGTGAAGCCACTGTGCCGTTGGATGAGGCACTGGCGCACGCTGTGGTGGACGTTTCCGGACGTCCGTACCTGGTGCACGGCGGTGAGCCCGCGGGACAGGAATATCACCTGATCGGCGGCCACTTCACCGGCTCGCTGACACGCCACGTGTTTGAGGCGATCACGCTCCACGCCGGCATTTGCCTCCACATGAACGTCATTGCCGGGCGGGACCCGCACCACATCGTGGAAGCGCAGTTCAAGGCATTCGCCCGGGCGCTGCGCGCAGCTGTCGAGCCCGATCCCCGTGTGAAGGGTATTCCTTCCACCAAGGGTGCGCTGTGAGCGGGCAGATTCTTCGTGACGGCGCCGTGATCGATCCGGAGCTATTGGTCAAGCCCGCGTCGCCAGAAGGCAAGCCCACCGTTACGGTGCTGGACTACGGCTCCGGGAACATCCGTTCTGCCGTGCGCGCGCTCGAACGCGCCGGAGCCGAGGTGATCCTCAGCGCCAAACCGCAGGACGTGCTCAATGCCGACGGCCTGGTGGTGCCTGGCGTGGGCGCCTTTGAGACAGTGATGCGGGAATTGAAGGCCGTGGATGGCATCCGGCTGATCGGCAGGCGTGTGGCCGGTGGACGGCCTGTCCTGGGCATTTGCGTGGGCCTGCAGGTCCTGTTCGAAGCCGGGGTTGAGCACGGAACTGAAGCTGAAGGCATGGGGGAGTGGCCGGGGAAAGTGGAGCTCCTCCCCGCCGACGTCGTGCCGCACATGGGCTGGAACACCGTGAAGGTCCCGGAGGGATCCAGGCTCTTCGCCGGCGTGGAGGAGGAGCGCTTCTACTTTGTCCACTCGTACGGCGTCCAGGAATGGAACTTCGACGTGGTGCAGCCGCGGATGGCGGCGCCGCTGGTGACGTGGTCCGAGCATGGTGCCCCCTTCATCGCAGCGGTGGAGAACGGGCCGCTCTGTGCCACCCAGTTCCACCCGGAAAAGTCCGGCGACGCCGGGGCCCGTCTGCTGCGTAACTGGGTGGACGGACTCCGCAAGCCCTCACCGCAAGACGGATCAGCCTAGATGTGGTCAGTCCTCCTGATGGGCCTCGCGGGGCTCCTCGTGGGCGGCGCCCTGTCCTTCAGGCAGCAGCGCAAACCCCTGTGGACCCAGATCTGCTTCTACATCCTTGCGGGCATGTCACTTCTGGCCGCCTACCTCCTTTCCCTGCCTGCCGCCTAGGCACCACCGCTAAACCCTTCCTGCCCCCCACACTGAGGACTTGAGATGACCACCGCACATGATCTGCCGGTTCTTGAACTGCTGCCCGCCGTCGACGTCGTAAACGGCCAGGCCGTCCGGTTGGTGCAAGGCGAGGCAGGCAGCGAAACCAGTTACGGCACACCGCTGGAGGCGGCCCTGAACTGGCAGGAGCAGGGCGCCGAATGGGTGCACCTGGTGGACCTCGACGCGGCGTTCGGCCGTGGTTCCAACGCAGAACTGCTCCGTGAGGTGGTGGGGCGGCTGGACATCCACGTGGAGCTCTCAGGCGGACTTCGGGACGACGAGTCACTGGAAGCGGCCCTCGATCTGGGTGTGGCCCGGGTGAATCTTGGCACTGCGGCGTTGGAAAACCCTGACTGGACCCGCCGGGCCATTGACCGTTTCGGCGACCGGATCGCCGTCGGCCTTGATGTCCGCGGAACCACCCTGGCAGGCAGGGGCTGGACCAAGGAAGGCGGGGACCTTTGGGAGGTCCTGGGCAGGCTTGAAGAGGCAGGGTGCTCACGCTATGTCGTCACGGATGTCACGAAGGATGGCACGCTGCAGGGGCCCAATGTTGAGCTGTTGCGCCAAATGGTGGAAAAGACGGGCAAGCCGGTGGTGGCATCCGGCGGCATCTCCAGCCTGGATGACCTGAAGGTCCTCCGCTCGCTGGTTCCGCTGGGCGTGGAAGGGGCCATCGTGGGCAAGGCCCTGTACGCTGGGGCCTTCACCCTGCCCGAGGCACTCGACGTCGCCGGCCGCCGCTAGGCGAACTCCGTGGATTCCAGCAGCAACGGCAATACCGCTGGCAACGGTCCGGCACCGCGCCACCTACCCGGGCATATAGCCGCTGCCCTTGCCGGCGCAGGAGGGTCCACCGATTCCGCCGGCCAACCCTGGAAAGGCCGGAGCCTGGCCGGGGACGACGCCAAGATCCACAGCTTCGAGGACGATGATGGAGCTCCCGACGCCGGCTACGTCACCGCGGTCCGGGGACTCCTGGACGGCAGTGGCGATGAAGCGTCAGTGGTGGCTGCCCTTGCCACCGCCAGGGTCTTCATCCCCATCATTGCCCAACTGGCTGAAGAAGCGCAGTCGGTGGATGGCCTCGCAGCAGACAAGCAGGCCGACATGGCGCTGGTAACCCTCAAGGCTGCCGACGGCAGGACGGCCATGCCGGCGTTTACCTCCGCGGCGGCGCTGGCCGCCTGGCACCCAGAGGCGCGGCCCGTGGCGGTGTATGCCGCCCGTGCTGCCCTGTCCGCAGTGGCGGAAGGCGCCGAACTCCTGGTCCTTGACCCCGGCTCGGACCTCACGTTTGTGGTGCGGCGGCCGGCAGTATGGGCACTGGCGCAGCAGCGTGACTGGCTCCCTTCCTACGCTGATGAAGCCCTCGCCGCGGAGCTTTCATTGGCCGCAGCCGCCTTTCCTGCAGTGCGTACGGTTGCACTTGAGCCGGGGGCAGGCATCGCCACCGCGACCCGCTCGGGCGCCGAACTGTCCGGCGGAGGATCCGGGCCAGAGCTGCAGGTGGTGCTGTACCTCGAGGATGGCCTTGACGCTGCGGCCGTGCGGGAGCTGGTGGCGGGCCTCCAAGCGGCGTGGTCCCGGAATGTATTGTTTGGAGAGCGGGTTGACTCCATCGACATCAAGTTAAGGCGCGCAGCACACTAGCTGACGGTCAGCGGGGAGATCCCCTGGCTGCCGTCGGCAGACCAAAGGATTTTTCGTGAATTTCGCTCTGTACCGGGATCTGTTGGCGGTGCGGCCCATCAGGCGGTTGCTGCTGGTCGGCATGATTGCCCGTATACCCCATTCAGCCGCAGGCGTGCTGCTGACCCTGCACATCGTCCTCACCCTTGATAAAGGCTATGCTGCGGCCGGAGCTGCGGCGGCGGTGATGACCATCGGCATCGCTCTGGGAGCCCCGTGGCGCGGCCGCCGCGTTGACATCGTGGGCCTGCGTAAAGCCCTGATCCCTTCAGTGGTCTCTGAAGCTGTGATCTGGTCAGTTGTTCCCCATGTTTCCTATGAGTGGCTGCTGCCGCTGGTTTTCGTCGGAGGACTGCTCACCCTTCCGATCTTCAGTGTGGTGCGTCAGTCACTCGGAATCCTGGCCGACGGCGACCAGCGCCGCACAGCCTTTGCCCTGGATGCGATCACCACCGAAATGGTGTTTATGATCGGTCCTGCTGCCGGAGCCGTGGTGGCAACCAGCGGCTTCACCGTACTGGGGCTCACCGTTGTGGGCATATCGACGTCCTTGGCCGGGTTGTTCCTGATGTGGTTCAACCCACCCACCCGAACCGCCATCGGCACCCCGGCAGCGGATCACCAAAGCGCAGCTGATCAGCAACGCGAACCCGACGAGCAACGTGCGGCCGAAGCTGCAGTGGTGGCAGCAGTTCCTGCCCACCTTCAGACAGCGGCTGCAAATCTGGCGCCGGCCGAGCACAGCGGTATCCGTGCCGGATCCAACGAAACGCCCGGAAAGCAGTCTGCGTCCCGGCGACAGGCAGGGCTCCGGCACAAGGTGGCGCACAACTTCACTTGGTTCACGGCCACGGTAGCCTCGCTCTTTGCCGTGGCTGCCGGCGCCGGCATGGTCCTCAGCGGTACTGACGTTGGGATCGTTGCAGCCCTTGAAATCGGCGGGCACCAGGCGGAGATCGGGATCGTTTTCCTGTTCTGGTGCGCGGCCTCGGTGGTCGGCGGAGTGATCTACGGCGCCATGCACCGCCCTGTCTCTCCAATCCTGCTGTTGCTTGGAATGGCTGCGCTGACCATCCCGCTGGGATTCGCCCATGACACCTGGACCCTGGCCCTCCTGTCCATCCTGCCGGGCCTCCTCTGCGCACCCGTCCTCTCCGCGGCCTCCGAAAAGGTGGCAGAGCTGGTGGACGAGCGGCGCCGGGGCGAGGCGATGGGCTGGTATGGCTCCGCCCTGACTGCAGGCGTTGCGCTTGGCGCGCCCCTTGCGGGGGTCTTTATCGACGGCGTGGGTTCTTCAGGAGGGTTTGTATCGGTCGGCGTGGCCGGCGTGGCGCTGTGCCTCATCGGACTGCTCCTGCAGGCACGCAGGCGGCGCCGGGTGGCTTCCGCCTGACCTTGGAGCCGCGCGCAAGCCACAGTGCTGCAGGCTTCCGCTAATCAGCGCTGTAAGCAGTTGCTGAGAAACGACGACGGCGGGTTAACGACGACGGCGGGTGGACCGTTATGGTCCGCCCGCCGCCACCGTCGTGATGTTCTGTTTTCTGTTGGAACCGTTAGTTCACGGCGCCGGTGTATTTCTCGCCGGGGCCCTTGCCCGGGGCGTCCGGGATGATGGACTCCTCACGGAAAGCGAGCTGCAGGGACCGGAGGCCATCGCGCAACGGACCCGCATGCTGGGAGCCGATCTCGGGTGCTGCCGCAGTCACCAGCCCCGCGAGGGCTGTGATCAGCTTCCGGGCCTCGTCCAGGTCCTTGAGTTCCTCGGCGTTGTCCTCCGCTGCCAGCCCCAGCTTCACGGCGGCTGCACTCATGAGGTGGACAGCGGCTGTGGTGATGACCTCGATGGCGGGCACTTCGGAGATGTCCCGGATTTGCTGGCTGACGTCGTCGGCGGCGTCGGCGGGGGCGAAAACGTATGAATTACTGTCTGGGGTGCTCATACTGGTAAGCTTGTCACAGACCGACTGGATGTCGTTATTTTGCTATGTAAGGTCCCACCGGCGCCAAGATGCGTTGGTCGGGATTTTTTCTGTAGAATGGCATGCAGTTTGCAAGCGGAGTTCTCTCCCACCCGCGCCAGCCGATTTCCCGCCAAGCAGTTCCTGGGAAGCAAGGTTGCCGGGTACTTGGTCGGGCATCAACCCAGGCGTACGCCCGGGGAAATGCGTGCAGTCTCAGCAGAGGCTGTCACATCCGATCTTCGAGGCCTTCGATTGCTCCGGCAGTTGGGGGCCTTCTCTATTTGCCGGTGGAATACCACAACAATCACAGGAGCTTTAACATTAGCGAGCCAAGAATCAATGAGCGTATCCGCGTCCCCGAGGTGCGGCTGGTCGGCCCTGCAGGTGAACAGGTAGGAATCGTCCGTATTGATGATGCCCTGCGTTTGGCTGCCGAGTCCGATCTTGATCTCGTTGAAGTAGCACCTCAGGCGAAGCCTCCGGTGTGCAAGCTGATGGACTTCGGCAAGTACAAGTACGAGGCCGCCGTCAAGGCACGTGAAGCCCGGAAGAACCAGACCAACACGGTTCTGAAGGAAATCCGTTTCCGCCTGAAGATCGACACCCATGACTACGAGACCAAGCGCGGGCATGCACTGCGCTTCCTCGGCGCCGGTGACAAGGTCAAGGCCATGATCCAGTTCCGCGGCCGTGAGCAGCAGCGTCCGGAGATGGGCATCCGCCTGCTCCAGCGCTTTGCAGACGACGTGGCCGAGGTTGGCGTTGTTGAATCCAGCCCGCGCATCGACGGCCGCAACATGGTGATGGTTGTGGGGCCGCTCAAGAACAAGGCTGAGGCCAAGGCGGAGGCACGCCGGGCTACCCAGCGTGCGGAAGCAAAGGCGCAGAACGAAGTCAGGGCATCGGGCGGACGAATCGACGTTTCCGGCGACGACCAGGCACCCCTGACGCAGTCGCTGGCAGATCTTCTGCCGGAAGGTTTCGCCATCACGACGGAACCTGAGGCCGAGGCGCCCGAGACCGAGGCTCCAGCCGCGGCTGAGGCCACCCCCGCTGAAGCCCCTGTTGCGGAGGTTCCCGCCAAGGAAGCCGCCACGCAGGACGCGCCGCAGCAGGCAACGTCCCGGCAGGAAGCGCCCCAGCAGGCGGCCCCCAAGGCCGCCGCTCCCAGGCGCGAGGCTCCCAAGGCTGCACCGGCCGCCGCCAAGGCACCGGCCCCTGCAGCCAAGCCTGCTGAAGCAGTCAAGCCGGCTGCGGCCGCTGAGGCGCCCGCGTCAGCAGCTCCGGCTCCGGCCCCTGCTGCTCCGAAGCCAGCCGCAGTTCCCTCGCCGCCGAAGCCGGTGGCCAGGCCTGCAGCCCCGAAGCCGGCAGCCAGGCCCGCCCCTAAAGCGGGTCCGAAGCCGGCCGGCAAGAAGACTACCTAGTTCAAAGCTGCAGGAGGTTTGTCCTCCGGCAGTAAGCAACCAGCATGCCGCCCGCAGGGGCGGCTGCACGAAAGAGCTGCAGACAATGTCTGTGGATACGTAAGGAGATCGGTTCCCATGCCGAAGATGAAGACCCACAGTGGTGCTAAGAAGCGCTTCAAGCTGACAGGCAGCGGCAAGCTGCGCCGTCAGCAGGCCAACCGCCGCCACTACCTCGAGCACAAGTCCTCCAGGCTGACCCGTCGCCTTGCCGGCGACAAGATCGTCTTCAAGGGCGACGCCAAGGTCATCCGGAAGATGCTCGGCATCTAATTTCCAAGTTTTCTGACTGTTTGCCACCTGGCGGCAGTCAACTACCAAAAAGGCTTCTCAGGCCGGCCGGGTTACCGGCAGTAGACGCTTGGGATCAGAATTCTGAAGGAGTACGCACGTGGCACGTGTGAAGAGGGCGGTCAACGCCCACAAGAAGCGCAGGGTTATCCTCGAACGCGCAAAGGGCTACCGTGGACAGCGTTCACGCCTGTACCGCAAGGCCAAAGAGCAGCTGCTGCACTCGTTTGTGTACAGCTACGGTGACCGCAAGAAGAAGAAGGGCGACTTCCGCCGCCTGTGGATCCAGCGCATCAACGCTGCATCCCGCGCCAACGGCCTTACCTACAACCGACTGATCCAGGGCCTGAAGGCCGCTGAGGTTGAGGTTGACCGCCGTATGCTCGCCGAGCTGGCCGTTTCCGACGCCAACGCTTTCGCCGCGCTGGTGAAGATCGCCAAGGATTCCCTGCCTGCCGACACGTCCGCTCCGGCTGTCCAGGCTGAAGCCCCCAAGGCCAAGGCTCCCAAGGCAAAGGCTGCAAAGAAGCCTGCTGCTGACGAGGCCACTGTCTAGCAGCACCCGTTCTGGGTAGTTCGAGAACCTGCTTGAACAGCAACTAAGGTTCTTATATGAACGAAACCGGGCGCCCGCAAGATTTTCCACTCTCAAATCCCCGAGCCGATCGGGTCAGGGAAGTGGCAAAACTTGCAGGGCGCCCGGCCCGTTTAAAGCGGGAACAGTTCCTGGTGGAGGGGCCACAGGCGGTTCGTGAAGCCCTCAAGCTGCACCAGCAGAGGCTGGCAGCCGGGGCGACTGGGGTTGTACACGAGGTGTTCGCCAGCGAAGCATGCCTGGACCGCTACCCGGAATTTGAGGATCTGGCTGAGGGGACCAACGCCCGGCTTGCCACCGAAGAGGTGTTGGCCGCGATGGCCGATACCGTCAATCCCCAGGGCATCATCGCGGTATGCGGCTTTGTGGA is a window encoding:
- a CDS encoding MFS transporter; this translates as MNFALYRDLLAVRPIRRLLLVGMIARIPHSAAGVLLTLHIVLTLDKGYAAAGAAAAVMTIGIALGAPWRGRRVDIVGLRKALIPSVVSEAVIWSVVPHVSYEWLLPLVFVGGLLTLPIFSVVRQSLGILADGDQRRTAFALDAITTEMVFMIGPAAGAVVATSGFTVLGLTVVGISTSLAGLFLMWFNPPTRTAIGTPAADHQSAADQQREPDEQRAAEAAVVAAVPAHLQTAAANLAPAEHSGIRAGSNETPGKQSASRRQAGLRHKVAHNFTWFTATVASLFAVAAGAGMVLSGTDVGIVAALEIGGHQAEIGIVFLFWCAASVVGGVIYGAMHRPVSPILLLLGMAALTIPLGFAHDTWTLALLSILPGLLCAPVLSAASEKVAELVDERRRGEAMGWYGSALTAGVALGAPLAGVFIDGVGSSGGFVSVGVAGVALCLIGLLLQARRRRRVASA
- a CDS encoding DUF1844 domain-containing protein, with product MSTPDSNSYVFAPADAADDVSQQIRDISEVPAIEVITTAAVHLMSAAAVKLGLAAEDNAEELKDLDEARKLITALAGLVTAAAPEIGSQHAGPLRDGLRSLQLAFREESIIPDAPGKGPGEKYTGAVN
- the infC gene encoding translation initiation factor IF-3, with the protein product MEYHNNHRSFNISEPRINERIRVPEVRLVGPAGEQVGIVRIDDALRLAAESDLDLVEVAPQAKPPVCKLMDFGKYKYEAAVKAREARKNQTNTVLKEIRFRLKIDTHDYETKRGHALRFLGAGDKVKAMIQFRGREQQRPEMGIRLLQRFADDVAEVGVVESSPRIDGRNMVMVVGPLKNKAEAKAEARRATQRAEAKAQNEVRASGGRIDVSGDDQAPLTQSLADLLPEGFAITTEPEAEAPETEAPAAAEATPAEAPVAEVPAKEAATQDAPQQATSRQEAPQQAAPKAAAPRREAPKAAPAAAKAPAPAAKPAEAVKPAAAAEAPASAAPAPAPAAPKPAAVPSPPKPVARPAAPKPAARPAPKAGPKPAGKKTT
- the rpmI gene encoding 50S ribosomal protein L35 codes for the protein MPKMKTHSGAKKRFKLTGSGKLRRQQANRRHYLEHKSSRLTRRLAGDKIVFKGDAKVIRKMLGI
- the rplT gene encoding 50S ribosomal protein L20, translated to MARVKRAVNAHKKRRVILERAKGYRGQRSRLYRKAKEQLLHSFVYSYGDRKKKKGDFRRLWIQRINAASRANGLTYNRLIQGLKAAEVEVDRRMLAELAVSDANAFAALVKIAKDSLPADTSAPAVQAEAPKAKAPKAKAAKKPAADEATV